The genomic region TGTTGCTGCTGGCAGGTTTTGCCTTCAAGACGCCGATATTTCCCTTCCACACCTGGCTGCCGGTGGTAGCCATGGAAGGCCCCATAGCCATCGCAGCCCTGATGACCGGTCTTAAACTCGGCGCTTATGGCATCATCCGCTTTGTTGTGCCCATGGCACCGGCTGCTGCACAGGATTTTCACTGGCTGCTTGCAGGTCTTGGTGTCATCGGCATCCTCTACGGTGCAGTGATGGCCATTGCCCAGACAAACCTGCGGCGCATGCTCGCCTACTCAAGCATCAGTCACGTAGGGCTTGTAATATTGGGTATCGCCTCATTGAATATCCAGGGCATCCAGGGCGCGCTGTTCCACCTGTTGAACTTCACCATCGTGGCTGGCGGCCTTTTCATCCTGACCGGTTTTCTGCACCACCGCACCGGTTCCACCGACATCATCAGCCTGGGGGGTGTTGCCCAGCGGATGCCGCTGTTAACCGCGTTCTTCTTCCTCTTTGGTCTAGCCAGCATGGGGGTTCCGGGTACCAACGGTTTTCCTGCAGAGTTTCTGGTACTGGTCAGTGCCCTTGAAACCCACACCGGGGCCGGTCTGGCAGCACTCTTTGGGGTCGTGCTGAGCGCAGGTTACTTCCTGTCGATCTATCGACGCAGCTTTCTTGGCCCCATCACCTCTCCCGTGGTTGATGAAGTCCAGGATCTACGCCATCGTGAACTTTTGCTGGTAAGCGTTATGGGGCTGCTTATCCTCACAGCAGGACTCTACCCGAATGCAGTGCTCGACCTGACTCGGGTGGCGAGCGAGCAATGGGTGGCAGGAGTGAAGTAATCTAATCCATGCTCTTTCAACGATGTTAGAATCGTCCGGAGATAAACTCATTCGGAGGAGAGCATGCGAACTGTTTCCACCATTACCATTACCAGTACCCTTACCCTTTTGCTTTTGGCATCTACTGCCCAGGCGGATCAGTCGTTTCAACTGACAAGCCCCGATATCAAATCCGGGACCCTGTTGAACAAAACACAGGTTTTCAATGGATTTGGTTGTACCGGCGGCAATATCTCTCCCCAGCTCAACTGGTCAGGCGCGCCGAAGAAGACAAAGAGTTTCGCCGTAACGGTTTTTGACCCAGATGCGCCGACCGGCAGTGGCTGGTGGCACTGGGTGATTTTCAATATTCCCGCCAATGCCGTTGGGCTGGCCCGCAATGCGGGTAACCCAACATCCCATCTGGCACCGGAAAACAGCGTCCAGAGTCGCACTGACTTCGGCAGTGCGGGATATGGTGGCGCCTGCCCTCCGAAAGGCCATGGCAAACACCGTTACCAGTTCAAGGTTCATGCCCTGGATGTTGAAAGGCTCGACATCGGCCCCGACAGCAGTGGAGCACTGGCTGGCTACTATATCAATGCCCATCAGCTGGGCACGGCAGAGATCGAAGCGATCTATGAACGTTCAGTCCCACTCTCACCACCGTCAAATTTCAGCGTGAAATGAGTCGATTCAAACAATCGGAGCCGGCAACCGACAAGACAATCGACGAATTGCAGCAAACCGCGCTGGTCCGCACCAAAGCCCTGCTGAAACAGGCTGGGCACCACTTTGGTCGACCTGTCCCCTCTGTGGCTATCAATTTCGAACTGAAAGGACAAGCTGCGGGAATGGTTCGTTTTCCCGCCTCGGGAAAAGCGCAAATCCGATATAACGCCGTTCTCCTGACTGAAAATGCCGAGGATTTTCTCAAACGGACCGTTCCACATGAGGTGGCCCATGTCATCGCCCGTACATATCACGGCGGAAAAATCCGTCCTCACGGTGCCGAGTGGCAGTCGGTGATGGGCTTTTTCAATGCCGAGCCGAGCCGCTGCCACAGTTACGACATCAGCCGTTCCTCGACCAGAAAGCTCCGTCGATTCCGCTACGCTTGTCACTGCAGCGAACATCTGTTGACCAGTATCCGGCACAGACGAAGTCTGGCTGGTCAGCGCTACTACTGTCGAAAGTGCAAAAATCCACTAAAGTTGGTGGTAAGTGTCGATAAGGAGCCTCTGAATGAATCTGGGTGAGATGCATTGACGATCAGAATGCGTCAATTTGAGGCCCAAATCGCACGTAATAGCAGGCTATTGCGAAGATTTGGAACGAAAAAGTGACGCATTATGGCGGCAAGGCACTCGACCATGGTTCGTTCAGAGGCTCCTTAAGTGAGATAACCTTTTGAAAATCCTGCTGGCCGCCTTGCTGCTGACACTCTGGTCTCATCAGACCTATGCATTTTTCTGCTTCACCTTCAGTGGGAGTGGCGGAGAGCGATATTCTAGGCAGAGGGTATGGTTACCTCCTGCCTATTTTCCACCAGTTCCCCATAGTCCGAGCTATCCGCTGGAGAGTGATCCTCAGCCACCCCCGATCCGCCCGGTACAAAAAACCGTCGAACAGGAGGTGGAGATCATCAATGGCTATCGCTTTCGAGCGCTTGGTAGAAACCGCACTAACGAACAGGCTAAAATCCCCCGCCTCAACCATTAAAATCTGACGATCATTTTTCAGAAATACATTCCAGGAGTTTTCCGTGGCAGAAAAGAGTGTGGATGTTGCCATCATCGGTTCCGGCACCGCCGGTCTGAACGCAACCAGTAAGGTCGGTCCTGCCGGCAAGAGTTTTGTACTGATCAACGGCGGAGAGCCGGGCACCACCTGCGCACGGGTCGGCTGCATGCCCTCGAAGGCACTGATCCAAGTGGCGGAGGATTACCACCGACGCACCCATCTTGGCCGCTACGGGGTGGATGGTCACGAAGAGTTGACCATCGACATTCCCGAAGCCATGGAGCATGTACAGGACCTGCGGGACAACTTCGTCGACCGGGTGCTCTCCAACAGCACCGACAACATGGGCGAAAAGTTTATCGATGCCTATGCTAAATTCGTCGACCCCAATACGCTGGAACTCGATAACGGCGACCGCATCCATGCCGAAAAGATCGTTCTCGCCAGCGGCTCACGTCCGGTTTTGCCCGAAGCCTGGAAGGCATTCGGCAGTAAAGTGTTGACCACCGACAGTTTCTTCGAATTGGAGAATTTGCCCGAATCCATGGCCATCGTGGGACTTGGTGTGATCGGCCTCGAATTGGGCCAGTCAATCAGTCGCCTTGGTGTCGATCTCACTGGTTTCGATCTTGCTGAACAGATCGGCGGTATCACCGACCCGGAAGTCAGCAAGGTCGCCCTGGAGATCATGAGCCGGGAGTTCCCCATTCACCTCGGCAAGGCCGTGGAGATTAGTGAAGAGGGTGACAAACTGCAGGTCACTGCCGGTGACATATCGGTGATGGTGGACAAGGTACTGATCAGCATGGGCCGAATACCCAACGTGGACAATCTGGCACTGGAAAATGCCGGTATCGAACTGGATGAACGTGGTGTGCCCCACTACAACCCCAACACCATGCAGATTGGCGACTCCCATATCTTTATCGCCGGTGACATGAACGGTGACCGTCAAATCCTGCACGAAGCCGGCGACGAGGGAAAGATCGCCGGTTACAACGCGGCCAATGACACGGTGCAGGGTTTCAAACGGAAGGTTCCCCTGGCTATCACCTTTTCAGATCCCAACATCTGCCTGGCGGGCACCCGTTACTCTGAGCTGGATATGGAAACCACCGCAATCGGCGAGGTGCGCCTGAATCCAGTTGGCCGCGCCATGATCATGGGGCAGAATCGAGGCATTATCCGGGTCTACGGCGACAAGGTGACCGGCCGGATGCTGGGGGTAGAGATGATCAGTGTGCGGGGAGAAAACCTGGGACACTTGCTGAATTGGGCGATTACCCAGGAGTTGAGCGTCGGAGACCTGCTGCGCATGCCCTTCTATCACCCCGTGATCGAAGAGGCATTGCAGGCGGCGCTCAACAACCTCTATTCCAAGGTCGAGAGCAAGAATGAAGGACCCATCAAGGAGTTGATTCCGCTGGATTAATACCCATCCAACAAACTTGTAGGAGCGGCGCCCCGCCGCGGTTCGGAGCCATCGCGGCGGGGCGCCGCTCCTACTCAGCCTCTGACTAGGGCCGCATCTCTTTGTAGTCCTGAAAGGTCACCGGTTCGATCTCCGGGTGCGCCTGCAGAAACGCTTCGAGTTTTTTCAGTGAATAGGGGCTCATCGCCTTGGGGTGTCCCATCACGTTGAAGATCGGCTCGCGCCCGGAGGCCAGCAGGCTCCTATAGGACTTCTCCAGCAGACCGGCCTTGGCGCCATCAATGGAGGTTACGGTATTGGTGACCTTGGTCAGAAGCTCCCGGTAGTAGGCGGCATTGGCCACCATGGCAGCACCATCGCCATAGGGTTTGAAATCCCCCCGCGCAAACTTTTTGATAAATACCATTTTCCAGTAAAAAGAGGGCCAGACCCTGCAGGCGGTGATGGGAATCTCCAGGAAACGTCCAGGCTCCACTTCTTTGACCGGATCACTTTCGAATCGCCAGAGAGACTTTTTCGGTGCGCCACGAAAGTCGAAACCGCGTATATCGTCCGGCGACATACCCTCATCGTAGACCGTGCTGTCGAGCCAGATACCCTGATTATGGAGCGCGTCGCCAATAGAATCGAAGGGCTGCATGCACCAGCCACCGGCACGGTAGGAAAAAATTGAGTCGCCCACGATATCGGTCAGCGCTTTTTTATAACGTGCGACGATCTCTTCGACCGCCTCGGGTGCATAGTCATGCAGACGGTAGCGACTCGTGTCGATTCGCCAGCCGCCATCCACGTACTCCGTATCCTCCCAGTGGGGGTGGATATGCAGCTGCACATCATGACCACCCTTCGTAAGCCGCTGAAGCTGCTCGCTGATAACAGCGTAATCCTGCTGCAAATCATCATTATCAGACGCAGCACGCTTCAGCTTGTCCAGATAACCGGCATCCACAAAAAGCGTAAGCTTGGCACCAAAACGATCGACCAGTTTTGCCAATTCATCGATGGGATGGATCATGCAATTGTGGACACTGCCCACTTCCCGACCAAAGAAGAGCTCATAATCCAGGGTAATAAGCAGACGCGTGCCCATCAAAAACTATCCGTTCCAACCAAATCGGTCATTATCGCAAAACTTACCGGTCCCATGGCAAATTTTTGTTACGCTTCTGCCAGGAATATCGCCCGGCGCGGTGCCGGCAGGCCTTCAACTGTCTGTGAGGCATCCTGAGGGTCGAGGTAGTCCGCCAGGGACTCAAACTGCATCCACTCTGTCGAACGCTGCTCCTCCACAGAAGTTCGGCCCACATCGATCAGACGGATATTGCTGAATCCCGCCCGCCGCAGCCAACTCTTTAGGGTTGCAGGCGAGGGCAGAAACCAGACGTTGCGCATCTTGGCGTAGCGTCCCTCCGGCACCAGCACCTCCCCCAGCCCCCCTTCTATGACCAAGGTCTCCAGCACCAGCTCCCCCCCCTTGCGCAGACAGCCTTTCAGTTCCGACAGATGCGCAAATGGGGAGCGGCGATGGTAGAGAACCCCCATGGAAAAAACCGTATCAAAAGCCTGTAGATTGGGGGGCAGATCCTCGATACCCAGGGGCAGCACCTCCACCGGGAGTTGCCGCCCCAGGAAGTAACGGATCGCCTCGAACTGTTTGACGAAAAGCTGTGTGGGATCGATGCCGATCACCTGTCTGGCACCCTCCCCAACCATGCGCCAGCAGTGGTAGCCGTTACCACAACCCACATCCAGCACCAACCGATCCCGCAAAGGTTGGATGTGGCCTTGCAGGCGCGCCCATTTCCAGTCTGAACGCCACTCTGTATCCAAGTGAATACCGAAGATATCAAAGGGGCCCTTGCGCCAGGGATGGAGCTGTTTCAACAGACCCGCGATCTCCTGCCGGACTGTGTCGCCACAGACCTGCTCTGTCCTGATAGTCACTGCACTGGAAGTAAGATCAATCTGTGATGGTTCGACGGAAGGCAGTGCGGCGATCGCCTCGGACCACTTCTGCATATCGCCGTGGGACCGCTCCCGCCAGACAGACTCAATCTGTTCCGGCAACTGGTCCAGCCAATGTCCCAGGGGCGTTCTCATCAGCGGCACCATCCACTGCCAATCACCGTTCATTTGATGGCCAGCAGGGAGACGAAATTGAAACATTGAAACCAGACTTCCACGATATTGAAACCAGCTTGAAACAATCTGTCCTGGTGGGTAGCCAGGGTTTCGGGAAGCAGCACATTCTCCAGGGCGGTACGCTTCTGGCTGATCTCCAGATCCGAGTAACCCTGGCCTTTTTTGAAAGCATGGTGCATGTCGGTAAAAAGGGCCTGCGCCTGAGGCTTTCCCAAGGCAATCTTTTCCGACAACACCAAAATTCCACTCGGCAGCATACCGTCAAAGATATGCTGCAACAGTCCGGATCGCCGCTCCGGCGGCACGAACTGGAGCGTAAAATTGAGCACTACCATGGAGGCTTTCCGCACCCTGATATCCTGAATATCGGCACACACAAAATCCACAGGCGCCTTTCCGGTATCGGCTTCAAGAAACTCTCTGGCCCGTGTCAGCATGGCAGGAGAGTTATCCACCGCAATGACACGGCAATCCCTGTCACCGATGCCTGAACGCATGGCTAAGGCAGCGGCGCCCAAAGAACAGCCTAAGTCATAACAGCGGCTTTCAGACTGCACACTCCGAGCCGCCAGGGTGGCGATCATATTGATGATGGTTGCATATCCCGGTACCGAACGCTGAATCATGTCCGGGAAGACACCTGCCACCATCTCATCGAAAACAAAGTCGGTGACCAGTGCCTGGGGAGTTGCGTAGATTTTATCCTTAGCCATTTCTGTCTTATATTCAACCGATACACTCACTTTCCAGAGGCATCTTTGGGACAACCAGAGTCATTGTGCCGTTGTCATCCCGACCGCAGGAAGAGATCTCAAACTATCCTGCTATCAACGAGTGACTATCAGGAGATTTCTCCCTACAGTCAAAATGACATTATTCTGAGGTCTCTGAAAATTTTCAGACCTACATTTTACGCTGATTTCCACTTGAGTGATGCATTCGAATAGAATGCCTATAACAGTAGAAGGAGTAACCCATGGGCCTGTTTGACTTCCTTTTGACCAACCAGATGAAACGCGACAAGATCGCCACTGGGATAGGCCTGAAAACAGGCATCTTCGTTGAATGCCCAATTTGCCGGGATGTCACGAAAGCACCAAATCATGAAGCATTCCGGGAGCAGACTGAGGACTATGTCAGGACGCTGGTAGAGAATCGGGATGGACAGACGAAATTATTCGGCAATGATGAAACAGAGATGATCCGCACCATCGCGGAGGTCGGAAAAAAACTGCCTTACAACTGTATGTGTCACATTTAGCCCGCTGCAAATGAACGAGCTGCCGCCTCTCCCTCGGCTACATCGACCCGGCTCAATAGCAGTGCTCCCGCTACAAACAGTATTGCCACCGAGAGAATGGCTATGCGTGCATCCCCGGTAATCACGCCAACCCAGCCCATCAAGAGGGGACCAAATACCACTGCAAACTTACCCAGCATATTGTAGAAACCAAAAAACTCCGCAGCCTGATCCCGCGGTATCAAACGAGCATAGAGTGAGCGGGAGAGCGACTGAATCCCCCCCTGCACCAATCCGATAGCCACAGCCAGTGCGTAGAACTCCCAGACCGAGTCCATACGGTAGGCCCAAAGAAGAATCATTAGATAGACGAAGATTGCCAACATAATCCCTTGCCTGGGACCTCTTCTTGCACCCAGCCGACCGAACAGAATGGCCGCTGGGAAACCGACAAACTGGGTGATCAACAGGGCTGTCATCAGATTGTTGGCATCAAAGCCGATAGAGAGCCCGTAATCCACCGCCATGCGCACGATGGTGTCGACCCCATCGATGTAGAGCCAGTAGGCCAACAGGAAGAGGAAGGTCATGCGCAACTGCCGCAGCTTGCGAAGCGTCGATCGCAGCTGCCGAAAACCGGCCAGCAGATGACTGCCCTCACCACATTTTTTTGGGGGCTCCTTAACGAACAGAAAGACCGGAATCGAGAACAGGCCCCACCAGAGGGCGACCGTGATAAATGAGAGCCTGACCGCCTCGGCAGTACCGCTGAGGCCGAAAAACTCCGGATAGAGCGTCATCACCACATCGAAGGCAAAAAGCAATCCTCCCCCCAGATAGCCTACGCCAAAACCCAGCGCGGAGAGCCGGTCGTAATCCTTCTCCTCCGCCACCGACACCAACAGGGAGTCATAGAAGATCACACCCCCGGAAAAACCCAGAATCCCCAGTCCGTAGAGTGTCAGCGCCATCATCCAGCTGCCCTGCCCTACCAGATAGAGGGCACCGGTCATGACTATGCCCATTGAGGTGAAGAAGAGCAGGAAACCTTTTTTTGCACCGGCCTGATCTGCGATCGATCCCAGCAGGGGCGCAAGACAGACGATGATGAGGCTTGCCAGAGAATTGGTCATACCCAGGTGGAAGGTACTCTCCGTGGCCTCGACGCCTGCACTCCAATACTGCTTGAAGAAAAGCGGAAAAAACCCGGCCATCACCGTTGTGGCGAAGGCTGAATTCGCCCAGTCATAGAAGACCCAGGCGAGCGCGCCTCCACGAATCTTCCGCATGAATGTCTACTCTTCCTCTTTCACATGTTCCTTGATCATATTGGCCAGTACCGCCATGCGCACCAACTTGGCCAGCGATCCCGCTTCCATCTTCTCCATCACCCGGGCACGATGAGCCTCAACCGTCTTTGCACTGACACCGAGGGTGGTAGCAATCTCTTTGTTGGCCTTGCCGCTGGTCACCATCTCCATGACCTCATGTTCCCTGGGCGTAAGCCGGGCAAGACGGGCGGCAATCTCAGCGCGTTGAGACTGATAATCACGCTGCTGCTCATCAAGTGACAGCGCATGCCGGATGCTCTCCAGCAACAGTTCATCATTGAAGGGTTTTTCGATGAAATCCACAGCACCCGCTTTCATCGCCCGTACCGCCATCGGCACGTCGCCATGTCCGGTAATGATGATGACCGGAATCGCAATCTGATGATTCATCAGGTACTCCTGCAGCTCCAGCCCGCTCATGCCCGGCATGCGCACATCGAGTAACAGGCAGCCTGAACGTCCCGGGTAGTAGCTTGAGATAAAAGCACTCGCAGAGTCGAAGGTCTCCACCTGCATGGCTACAGACTCGATCAGCCACTTCAGGGAGTTCCGCATGGCCTGGTCGTCGTCAACAACAAATACCGTCGGTTTATTGCTCATAGATTCAGTATCCCGGTAGTTCCAGCTTTGGATCGGTCGGTAATATAACCGTAAACTCAGTGCCATGTCCCAGCTCGGATGTCACGAAAATATCACCCTGGTGATCCTCGATAATCTTGCGGCTGATGGCCAACCCCATGCCCATCCCACTCTCCTTGGTCGAGAAGAAGGCGTCGAACAAGTGTTCCATGATATCAGGTGAAATACCGGGTCCGGAATCCCGAACCTGTATCTCCACCCGCCTTTCATCCAGTTTGCAGGTAACCAGCGTCAGTCTTCTCTGGCTCACCTCTACCTGTTGGAGTACTTGAATGGCGTTGCGCACCAGGTTGAGCAGCACCTGTTCGATCTGCACCAGATCGACCTTCACCGGCAGACCTTCACAAGCGAGGTCGATAATAATTTCGACAGATCGCTTGTTTGCTTCGTACTCCACAAACGAAGCAACTTCAATAACCAACTCATTCAGGTTGACCAATATCTGCTCATGGGGCTTCTTACCCACCAGACTGCGCAGACGTTTGATGATCTCTCCTGCCCGTTCCGCCTGAACGGTGATCTGGGCCATCGCACCCACCAACTCCGCCTCACCGCCGATCCCCGCCTGTAGACGGCGTACGCAGCCACTTGCAAAATTAACAATGGCGGCAAGCGGCTGGTTCAACTCATGCGCCAGTCCGGTAGCCATCTCACCCATGGTACTGACCCGGCAAACATGTACCAGTTCCGACTGGTGCTGACGGCTTTGCTGCTCAGCGCTTCGCACCTGGGTAATATCCCTGCCGTAAATATTGACGTAACCCAATTCAACAATTGGCGCGAGCAGCAGGGAGAAAATCTGCTCTTCACTGGCAAGTTCATACTCCCTATTATGACCCACATCCAGTGTCTCCAACACCAGATTGCGCCAATACAACGGCAGCGTCTGGGCCAGTTCACACCCCCAATAGTCAAGCAGGGGTTCGCTTGCCGCATTGGCATAGGTGATCACGCCACGGTTGTTTATGCGCAACACCGGACTTGGGTTTTCACTGGTAAACTTTGCCAGGCTCTGAATCTCCCGTTCTGCCTTGCGCCGTTCACTGACATCCCGTAGATAAAGGGTGAAAAGCGTCTGATCATGCATGTAGATTGGAACCGCTGAACACTCGACAGGTGTTTCGGCACCATTGACATCCGTCGTCAAAAAACCCTCTGGGGCGCAGGCGCTCGCCCCTTCCGGCAGGTTGCGACAAGCTGCCAGCAGATTACTGAAACGTGTCCTGTCGTTCGTATGGATCAACTGCTGTGTGATGGATTGTCCTAACAGATGGTCACGTTCAAAACCAAAGGTCCGTTCTGCAGTTACATTCACCTCGACCACTGTTGCTGTCGAGTCCACTGTAATAATTGAGTCCAGCGCAGTATCCAAGAGTGTGCTTTTCAACACCTCGGAATCGTGAATCTGCGTCTCATGTTCGCGTTGCACCTCATCCTGCGCCGCGCCGACACGCTGAAAATAGTCCCGAATCCAGGCTTCCAGCACCAATAGCTGGTTGCCCCGATCCTGCACTGGCTGTTCGATGTTCAATGCTCGCCGGCCAAGGTTGGATATTCGATGAAGAAAGTGATTGAGTCGGGCAGAAACAAAGAAAAACAGCAGAGAGAACACCGCCACAAAAGCAGCGGCTTCAAGCAACCGCTCACGCCGCTCACTTGCAAGAATTCGCTGGCTGGTCTGCTCCACCCGTTTACGGGATATCAGGGTGGCAAACTGGATATTCTGATCCGACCCCTCATAAACCGTGAAAGACTGGGAAGTGACGAGATAATCGTCTTCCCATTGGCTTAGTTTGGAATTGCGCAGAATCTGTTTCTCGTCACTACTGGAGAGCAATACCTGGCGATCCGCATCCAACAGGCCGACCACGCTGCCGTCACCGGCCACGACCTGTTGGGATTGAAGCAGGAAGCGTTCGTCGATAGGGATGACCAGCATCAATACCGCCTTTTTCCGCCCATGTGGATCGTCAATGGCTGACCAGGCAATCAGGTAGGGAGCTTGCCAGACATTTGTCACCACAGCGCCATCCCTGCCTGAATAACCCTTTGCCGCTTTCGCGACCGGAAAAGGTGTGTCCTGCTGATGGAAGACCTCCCGCACCCTATCTTTGGCATCCAGCAGCACCACCTGACTGGGTGCCACAGAACCAACCATTGGATGCCCCTTCTCCAGCCATGCGGGTTGCGATTCTATATAGGTTTTAGGGTATAGCTGGCGACTTTCCCAATCAGGCGATTGAACATGATTAACCAGACGCCAATGCTGCGACAAACCATGCGCAGCAATCTGCCACTGCCGCAGATACTGTTCGAACCGGTAGCGGGTGTCACGCGCGCGTCGATCCAGCTGCAGTTCGAGTTCGCTCTGAAAAATTTCGCCCAGTGCCCGGCTTTGTATGGGGTCCAGCACCAACCAGACCAGCACTCCACAGAGCACACCCACAAGGACAGATATCCACTGCAACGGAATGCGCTCAAACCAGCGAAAAAACCTGCCTCTGCCCGTATGCGCCATCAAATACCCAAATGATCAATCCTGTGATTTCAATGATATACGAAACCATCATGAGACTGATCATAGGACTTTCACGGGCCGCTGGATAGTCCAAAGGGATTTTGATCTCATATTGCCCCCCTCTACCGAGGCACCAAAATCAACCCCCGAAAGCAAAACCGATCTCTTTTCCAAAAAAAAGAGGCGCTGTTTGCGCCTCATTCGAAGATTCCAGATGTATCCCGGATGGAAAAAAGTATCGGCCAAATATGAAATCTATCTGACCTGGATTTAAGTCAAATTGCGATTGCCCTGCCGGGACTTGAACCAGACACCGGTCCAGGTCTTGTCATCGTTGTATCAGCCTGCCCATTCAGGATTCGCCTGAGCATCTGACGGACATTTGTGTCCAATTCACTGAACATGAGGCCAACACCATCCGCCCTATGGTGAACCACCAGTGCCTTGGCTTTACACTGCACGCTTTTCGTGGGGCATTTGACTGGAAAAGTGATCTCCACCAAGGCATTAATTGCCAACTGAACACGCCCGACATTGATGAACATACCACCCAATCCTACATCCTGGGTTTTCCCGCTGATCAAACCGAGCCCACGGTAATTGAGCGTTACGTTAAGCGCGATAGGTTTTCGCACGGCACAACGGTGTTCCACTGTCTCTGTCCTAATAAATTGCAAAAATCTGCACCAGGGAGTGGTAAGCGTAGTTCACTGATTAGAATTGGCAAGGCCGGGGCTTTGCCTGTCTGAGCAAGGGATTTTCCCTATCAAAAACCACTAGTGCTCCGGTAGAATCTCAGGATGCATGAACAATATCCTGTAAACCTTGAAGAGGCGGTATCCCCGGGTTTTTTTCGCCGGATTGCTGCAATGCTCTACGACAGTCTGCTCCTGGTGGCATTGATGGCAGTGGCCACGACACTGATTACGCTACCGTTGGAGATGCCAAGCGGCAGCTTACTCGTCGTCTACCAACTTTTTCTATTCGAAATCATACCCTTGGCATTTTTCACCGGGTTTTGGGCCTGGGGTGGCCAGACTCTGGGCATGCGGGCCTGGCGACTGCGTCTGGTGCGCACCGATGGCGGCAAACCCACCTGGGGCGATGCCCTGAAACGCCATCTGGCCGCCATCTTCT from Gammaproteobacteria bacterium (ex Lamellibrachia satsuma) harbors:
- a CDS encoding PAS domain S-box protein, with product MAHTGRGRFFRWFERIPLQWISVLVGVLCGVLVWLVLDPIQSRALGEIFQSELELQLDRRARDTRYRFEQYLRQWQIAAHGLSQHWRLVNHVQSPDWESRQLYPKTYIESQPAWLEKGHPMVGSVAPSQVVLLDAKDRVREVFHQQDTPFPVAKAAKGYSGRDGAVVTNVWQAPYLIAWSAIDDPHGRKKAVLMLVIPIDERFLLQSQQVVAGDGSVVGLLDADRQVLLSSSDEKQILRNSKLSQWEDDYLVTSQSFTVYEGSDQNIQFATLISRKRVEQTSQRILASERRERLLEAAAFVAVFSLLFFFVSARLNHFLHRISNLGRRALNIEQPVQDRGNQLLVLEAWIRDYFQRVGAAQDEVQREHETQIHDSEVLKSTLLDTALDSIITVDSTATVVEVNVTAERTFGFERDHLLGQSITQQLIHTNDRTRFSNLLAACRNLPEGASACAPEGFLTTDVNGAETPVECSAVPIYMHDQTLFTLYLRDVSERRKAEREIQSLAKFTSENPSPVLRINNRGVITYANAASEPLLDYWGCELAQTLPLYWRNLVLETLDVGHNREYELASEEQIFSLLLAPIVELGYVNIYGRDITQVRSAEQQSRQHQSELVHVCRVSTMGEMATGLAHELNQPLAAIVNFASGCVRRLQAGIGGEAELVGAMAQITVQAERAGEIIKRLRSLVGKKPHEQILVNLNELVIEVASFVEYEANKRSVEIIIDLACEGLPVKVDLVQIEQVLLNLVRNAIQVLQQVEVSQRRLTLVTCKLDERRVEIQVRDSGPGISPDIMEHLFDAFFSTKESGMGMGLAISRKIIEDHQGDIFVTSELGHGTEFTVILPTDPKLELPGY
- a CDS encoding PilZ domain-containing protein — translated: MRKPIALNVTLNYRGLGLISGKTQDVGLGGMFINVGRVQLAINALVEITFPVKCPTKSVQCKAKALVVHHRADGVGLMFSELDTNVRQMLRRILNGQADTTMTRPGPVSGSSPGRAIAI
- a CDS encoding RDD family protein codes for the protein MHEQYPVNLEEAVSPGFFRRIAAMLYDSLLLVALMAVATTLITLPLEMPSGSLLVVYQLFLFEIIPLAFFTGFWAWGGQTLGMRAWRLRLVRTDGGKPTWGDALKRHLAAIFSWLVFGLGFLWILFDPEKLAWHDRMSGTRLVIVAKSH